The Thermoplasma acidophilum DSM 1728 genome includes a window with the following:
- the hutU gene encoding urocanate hydratase, whose protein sequence is MESKVREIHAPRGKTLNTKGWGQEAALRLLMNNLDPMVAKDPANLIVYGGKGKAARNWEAFDKIVQELKRLENDETLLIQSGKPVGVFKTTKDAPRVLIVNAQIVPHWATDDVFWDLEARGLTMFGQMTAGSWIYIGTQGVLQGTYETLSALARKEFGKDDLSGKWVLTSGLGEMGGAQPLAITMNNASGIVVEVDEEKIKRRLRDKYLDTWTESLDEALKMKDESLAEGKPTSIGLLGNAATVYDELMRRGIVPDVVSDQTAAHDLNLGYIPEGYTVESAAKFRDENREEYIKRVYASIVKEARAILWFQRHGSKTFDYGNNFRTRAQEGGMKDAFEIPGYVPAYIRDLFAVGSGPFRWVALSGDPQDIYRIDDAIIKNFQKDQHLVRWIKLAKERVHFQGLPARICYASYGEREEIGLMINDMVRSGDLQAPVAIGRDHHDTGSVASPYRETEKMKDGSDAIADWPILNALLNAISGATWVSVHHGGGTAIGNAIHAGFVIVADGTKDAEERIKRVLNADPGIGVIRHADAGYESSIDIIKKGPKFRYPYIN, encoded by the coding sequence ATGGAATCAAAGGTAAGGGAGATACATGCCCCGCGGGGCAAAACGCTCAATACGAAGGGATGGGGACAGGAGGCTGCGCTCAGGCTTCTGATGAACAACCTGGACCCCATGGTTGCCAAGGACCCTGCTAACCTTATAGTGTATGGAGGAAAGGGCAAGGCGGCAAGGAACTGGGAAGCCTTCGATAAGATAGTGCAGGAGCTCAAGAGGCTTGAAAATGATGAGACCCTACTCATACAGTCAGGCAAGCCCGTGGGGGTGTTCAAGACAACAAAGGATGCCCCGAGGGTGCTCATAGTCAATGCACAGATCGTACCGCACTGGGCCACGGATGACGTTTTCTGGGACCTCGAGGCCCGCGGCCTTACCATGTTCGGCCAGATGACCGCAGGATCGTGGATCTACATAGGAACCCAGGGTGTGCTGCAGGGCACCTATGAAACGCTCTCAGCCCTGGCGAGGAAGGAATTCGGGAAGGATGATCTCTCTGGAAAATGGGTTCTGACATCTGGCCTGGGCGAGATGGGCGGAGCACAGCCCCTGGCAATAACCATGAACAATGCCTCTGGCATAGTTGTCGAGGTTGACGAGGAGAAGATCAAGAGAAGGCTTCGGGATAAGTACCTGGATACATGGACGGAGAGCCTTGATGAAGCGCTGAAGATGAAGGATGAGAGCCTCGCCGAGGGTAAGCCAACATCCATAGGCCTGCTCGGAAATGCCGCCACCGTTTACGACGAACTGATGAGGCGCGGCATAGTGCCTGATGTGGTTTCGGATCAGACGGCAGCGCACGACCTTAATCTAGGCTACATACCGGAGGGGTATACCGTGGAAAGCGCTGCAAAGTTCAGGGATGAGAACAGGGAGGAGTACATAAAGAGGGTCTACGCGTCAATAGTCAAGGAGGCCAGGGCAATACTCTGGTTCCAGAGGCATGGGTCGAAGACGTTTGACTACGGCAACAACTTCAGAACAAGGGCGCAGGAAGGCGGAATGAAGGATGCCTTCGAAATACCGGGATATGTGCCGGCCTACATACGCGATCTGTTCGCAGTAGGTTCAGGCCCATTCAGATGGGTTGCCCTGTCCGGAGATCCGCAGGATATCTACAGGATCGATGATGCCATAATAAAGAACTTCCAGAAGGATCAGCACCTTGTGAGATGGATAAAGCTTGCAAAGGAACGCGTGCATTTCCAGGGCCTTCCAGCAAGGATATGCTATGCCAGCTACGGCGAAAGGGAAGAGATAGGACTGATGATAAACGATATGGTAAGATCTGGAGATCTGCAGGCTCCAGTCGCCATCGGCAGGGATCATCACGACACCGGATCGGTTGCCTCGCCGTACAGGGAGACAGAGAAGATGAAGGACGGAAGTGATGCCATAGCAGACTGGCCCATACTCAACGCGCTTCTGAATGCAATCTCCGGAGCGACATGGGTATCGGTTCACCATGGCGGCGGTACCGCCATAGGAAATGCAATACACGCCGGATTCGTTATAGTTGCTGATGGAACGAAAGATGCAGAGGAAAGGATAAAACGTGTCCTCAACGCGGATCCAGGCATAGGCGTGATCAGGCATGCCGATGCTGGCTATGAATCATCGATCGACATAATAAAGAAGGGCCCGAAGTTCAGGTATCCGTACATCAACTGA
- the hutI gene encoding imidazolonepropionase, which translates to MRALTNLSQIATGEGRSFLSGERQADVKVYENHSILIHGGRIAEITRAVPPGVEEIDCGGGVAVPGFVDPHTHIAFAGNRVQEFYMRIRGTSYLDILRSGNGIYRTIRDTVNADENRIFKETISRVWSAVRRGTTTMEMKTGYGLDQRGEEKILSAIEVIKNTGPISVVPTYLAHVVPQDVQENAYVEGILETVKRNRQRISYADIFCDAGAFSPEASRRFLEAAIAMGIPARIHTNEIENVGCVKKTRGLPIVSYDHMIHFDDADLDIVKENGSSVTLLPITVFALNEAYPDARRIIDRGIPVSIATDISPLNMNDDMIFAMHLAVRNNHMNAEEVLNAATINPAASLGLAEKKGTIESGKDADLVVLSARSYDEIPYLYGLDIVSMTISRGNILYSRGDHGITDTSEA; encoded by the coding sequence ATGAGGGCGCTTACCAACCTTTCCCAGATAGCCACTGGGGAAGGCAGGTCATTTCTCTCCGGTGAGAGGCAGGCGGACGTGAAGGTGTATGAGAACCACTCAATACTCATACACGGCGGAAGGATCGCGGAGATAACGAGAGCCGTCCCTCCAGGCGTGGAAGAGATCGACTGCGGTGGCGGGGTTGCGGTGCCTGGATTCGTGGACCCGCATACGCACATAGCCTTTGCCGGTAACAGGGTCCAGGAGTTCTACATGCGGATCAGGGGCACCAGCTACCTTGACATACTCAGGTCTGGAAATGGCATATACAGGACGATAAGGGATACTGTGAATGCTGATGAAAACCGAATTTTTAAGGAAACGATCTCAAGGGTATGGTCTGCGGTGAGGAGGGGAACGACCACAATGGAGATGAAGACCGGCTACGGACTCGATCAGAGGGGAGAGGAGAAGATACTCTCCGCCATTGAAGTTATAAAGAACACAGGCCCCATAAGCGTTGTTCCCACTTACCTTGCCCATGTGGTTCCACAGGATGTGCAGGAGAATGCCTACGTTGAAGGGATCTTAGAAACTGTGAAAAGGAACAGACAGAGAATATCTTATGCGGACATATTCTGCGATGCAGGGGCATTCAGCCCGGAAGCATCCAGGCGTTTTCTTGAGGCGGCAATTGCAATGGGTATTCCGGCCAGAATTCACACCAACGAGATAGAGAACGTTGGTTGCGTGAAGAAAACAAGGGGCCTGCCCATAGTATCGTACGATCACATGATACACTTCGATGACGCCGATCTCGACATCGTTAAGGAAAATGGATCATCCGTAACGCTTTTGCCCATAACCGTTTTCGCGCTGAACGAGGCTTACCCTGACGCAAGAAGGATAATAGATCGTGGCATCCCGGTTTCGATAGCTACGGACATATCACCGCTCAACATGAACGATGACATGATATTCGCCATGCACCTCGCCGTGAGGAACAACCACATGAACGCTGAAGAAGTGCTGAATGCCGCGACGATCAATCCCGCTGCTTCCCTGGGCCTCGCCGAAAAAAAGGGAACCATTGAAAGTGGGAAGGATGCGGATCTTGTCGTTCTATCTGCCAGAAGCTACGATGAGATCCCGTATCTTTACGGCCTGGACATAGTATCTATGACCATATCCAGAGGAAATATCCTTTACAGCAGAGGCGATCACGGTATCACAGATACTAGCGAAGCGTAG
- a CDS encoding chorismate mutase, whose amino-acid sequence MVHFIDLEDLRARVLENTRKLVLLMNERMALARQIAAIKNANGMQIRDPEREAAVRRALISENPLINLIFEATIVEQTGSPLMDRPVEISGNRDDLFLVLGLFLCRPGIEIHGSKIPDSFVSGCSISGGHTVPSSGACEDTVDIGSGFPVKMEENRMTIFPDLIRVKNRCNSIRVIF is encoded by the coding sequence GTGGTTCACTTTATAGACCTTGAGGATTTGAGGGCCAGGGTTCTTGAAAATACCAGAAAGCTTGTTCTTCTGATGAACGAACGCATGGCCCTAGCAAGGCAGATCGCGGCCATCAAGAACGCGAACGGAATGCAGATAAGGGATCCGGAGAGGGAGGCGGCTGTGAGAAGGGCGCTGATCAGTGAGAATCCGCTGATCAACCTCATATTCGAGGCCACGATCGTGGAGCAGACTGGTTCGCCGCTTATGGATCGCCCTGTGGAGATATCGGGAAACCGCGATGACCTTTTCCTCGTTCTCGGCCTTTTCCTCTGCAGGCCGGGCATAGAGATACATGGATCGAAGATACCGGACAGCTTCGTCAGTGGCTGTTCCATCAGTGGCGGCCATACTGTTCCGTCATCTGGCGCATGTGAGGATACTGTGGACATCGGATCAGGCTTTCCCGTAAAGATGGAAGAAAACAGGATGACGATATTCCCGGACCTGATCAGGGTAAAGAACCGCTGCAATTCCATAAGGGTGATATTCTGA
- a CDS encoding carboxymuconolactone decarboxylase family protein, giving the protein MDASEKLGEINDVFRLSKRVKPELTDRFLSFMESTLGKGSLDVKTKELIALSLSLALQCEWCIPYHTAKCLEAGCSEDEMIEASYIAAIMAGTPALMNVKIMADTIDQLKKK; this is encoded by the coding sequence ATGGATGCTTCGGAAAAACTGGGGGAGATAAACGATGTTTTCAGGTTGAGCAAGAGAGTGAAGCCTGAACTGACCGACAGGTTCCTTTCGTTCATGGAATCGACACTCGGAAAGGGATCGCTGGATGTGAAGACAAAGGAGCTCATTGCCCTTTCCCTGTCTTTGGCGCTGCAGTGTGAGTGGTGCATACCCTATCATACTGCCAAATGCCTGGAAGCAGGCTGCAGTGAAGATGAGATGATTGAAGCCTCTTACATAGCAGCCATAATGGCCGGTACGCCTGCACTGATGAACGTCAAGATCATGGCCGATACGATCGATCAGCTGAAGAAGAAGTGA
- the aroF gene encoding 3-deoxy-7-phosphoheptulonate synthase produces the protein MIVIARDDNDRKMIQEDLEKTGSEYRMIKLYDNYVFISQEGGESGERLYSKKFREKSVVDVSGLRIGEGLVVAAGPCSVENEAMILDIARSVKAAGADMIRGGAFKPRTSPYSFQGLAEKGIEYLVEAREETGLPIVTEIMNPEYYRYFDRVDMLQVGSRNAQNFDLLRFLGKQKKPVLLKNGMGNTAREWLETAEYILSGGNGNVVLCYRGVRGIENSTRFTMNVGSIIYAKSETHLPICADPSHASGRRDFVESMALASVAAGADMLEIEVHNDPDNALSDSEQQIRPVDLKRIIEKARALKDLLSHEI, from the coding sequence ATGATAGTCATAGCAAGGGATGATAACGATAGGAAGATGATCCAGGAGGATCTTGAAAAAACCGGATCAGAATACCGTATGATAAAACTGTACGATAACTACGTCTTCATATCGCAGGAAGGCGGAGAGAGCGGAGAACGGCTCTATTCCAAGAAATTCCGTGAAAAGAGCGTGGTGGATGTTTCAGGACTGCGCATAGGCGAGGGCCTCGTGGTTGCAGCCGGGCCATGCTCGGTGGAGAATGAGGCCATGATACTTGATATTGCCAGATCGGTAAAGGCCGCCGGTGCAGATATGATACGTGGCGGTGCGTTCAAGCCGAGGACATCACCGTATTCTTTCCAGGGCCTGGCGGAGAAGGGCATAGAATATCTCGTGGAGGCGAGGGAAGAAACCGGCCTGCCCATAGTCACGGAGATAATGAATCCGGAGTATTACAGGTACTTCGACAGGGTGGACATGCTGCAGGTCGGTTCAAGAAACGCGCAGAACTTTGATCTCCTTCGCTTTCTGGGAAAGCAGAAGAAGCCTGTTCTGCTGAAGAACGGCATGGGCAACACGGCCAGGGAATGGCTGGAAACCGCAGAATACATATTGTCTGGAGGGAACGGAAATGTTGTGCTGTGCTACAGGGGCGTGCGTGGCATAGAGAACTCAACACGCTTCACGATGAACGTTGGGAGCATAATATACGCAAAATCCGAAACGCATCTACCCATATGCGCCGATCCCAGCCATGCTTCTGGAAGGCGCGATTTCGTGGAATCGATGGCCCTTGCATCGGTTGCGGCCGGTGCAGACATGCTCGAAATAGAGGTGCACAATGACCCAGACAACGCGCTATCTGATTCAGAACAGCAAATAAGGCCTGTTGATCTGAAGAGGATCATAGAAAAGGCAAGAGCCCTAAAAGATCTGCTGTCTCATGAAATATAA
- a CDS encoding MEMO1 family protein has translation MKRKPAVAGYFYPERKDELYSLLSSFAIPEQHVSGTIIGAVVPHAGIIYSGRTAMYSYRAIEKSAVRDFVIIGPNHRPLTPYASLYPEGEWSTPLGDALINDRMAEALYRDSNYIVKDEESHLMEHSVEVQIPFLQYLFGDGFRFVPVILGDQEIDVARDIGEAIMKIEDPFIFIASSDFTHYEDAKRVEKKDMDLISAILTLDLDKFYSVLEKENVTACGYGAIAALMYYTKKRGGRMIFLNHSNSGDVTGDYSEVVGYASLVSVIP, from the coding sequence ATGAAGAGGAAACCTGCCGTGGCAGGTTACTTCTATCCCGAAAGGAAGGACGAGCTCTACTCCCTGCTATCGTCGTTCGCTATACCGGAACAGCACGTGTCCGGAACCATCATAGGGGCTGTGGTGCCGCATGCCGGGATAATATATTCTGGCCGCACGGCCATGTACTCGTACCGTGCGATTGAAAAATCTGCCGTCAGGGACTTCGTAATTATAGGGCCCAATCACAGGCCCCTGACTCCGTATGCATCACTCTATCCCGAGGGCGAATGGTCCACACCGCTTGGCGATGCGTTGATAAACGATCGCATGGCAGAAGCCCTTTACAGGGACTCCAACTACATCGTAAAGGACGAGGAATCCCATCTGATGGAGCATTCCGTGGAGGTTCAGATACCATTCCTCCAGTACCTGTTCGGCGATGGATTCAGGTTCGTGCCCGTGATACTCGGCGATCAGGAGATCGATGTTGCAAGGGACATAGGCGAAGCGATAATGAAGATAGAAGATCCGTTCATCTTCATAGCAAGTTCAGATTTCACGCATTACGAGGATGCCAAGCGTGTTGAGAAGAAGGACATGGATCTGATATCAGCCATACTTACGCTTGATCTGGATAAATTCTATTCCGTCCTCGAAAAGGAGAACGTCACCGCTTGCGGTTACGGTGCCATAGCAGCGCTCATGTACTATACCAAGAAAAGAGGTGGAAGGATGATATTCCTGAATCATTCCAATTCCGGCGACGTCACCGGTGATTACTCGGAGGTCGTGGGCTACGCTTCGCTAGTATCTGTGATACCGTGA
- the amrS gene encoding AmmeMemoRadiSam system radical SAM enzyme gives MALDQAVVNRPVKAKLYSKIVDSVECTACSRYCRLKPGKTGFCGVRKNIDGDLYLLVYGLPAAINVDPIEKKPVLHMYPGARIFSLSTVGCSFACQYCQNYDISQRRTITGYHYDPEEIVEEALSMGCQGIAYTYNEPSIFMEYAHDIGVIARRHGLINIFVTNGFETPEAIDYARDFLDAATVDFKGNASDEFYRKYISVPSARPIFETLANLKSAGIHVEVTDLVVPEVGDRLEDARTMLERIMDILGEYVPISFLRFHPDYRMMDLPDTPVETLRKHHDLAVSMGFKYVYIGNVPGYGENTYCPNCGNLLIERFVFSSKVIGLDRNGRCKKCGYDPQIPLMKEKRADYIS, from the coding sequence ATGGCATTGGATCAGGCTGTGGTTAACCGGCCGGTAAAGGCAAAGCTTTACAGTAAAATCGTTGATTCGGTGGAATGTACAGCGTGCAGCAGGTACTGCAGGCTGAAACCTGGCAAAACGGGATTCTGCGGTGTAAGAAAGAACATAGATGGTGATCTGTACCTGCTTGTTTACGGCCTGCCAGCAGCCATCAACGTTGATCCGATAGAAAAGAAGCCTGTGCTGCACATGTATCCTGGGGCTAGAATATTCTCACTCAGCACCGTTGGCTGCAGCTTCGCATGCCAGTACTGCCAGAACTATGATATAAGCCAGAGAAGGACCATAACTGGATACCATTACGATCCGGAGGAGATAGTTGAAGAGGCGCTGAGCATGGGTTGCCAGGGAATCGCCTACACCTACAATGAACCCAGCATATTCATGGAGTACGCGCATGATATTGGAGTTATCGCGAGAAGGCACGGGCTTATCAACATCTTCGTTACCAATGGCTTCGAGACCCCGGAGGCAATAGACTACGCAAGGGATTTCCTGGATGCTGCAACAGTGGATTTCAAGGGGAATGCGAGCGATGAGTTCTACAGGAAGTACATATCCGTTCCGTCAGCTCGCCCGATATTCGAAACGCTTGCCAACCTGAAATCAGCGGGCATACACGTTGAGGTAACGGATCTGGTTGTGCCAGAAGTTGGCGATCGGCTGGAAGATGCACGCACCATGTTAGAAAGGATTATGGATATACTTGGTGAGTACGTGCCAATAAGTTTTCTCAGGTTCCATCCGGATTACCGCATGATGGATCTCCCCGATACGCCAGTGGAAACGCTCAGAAAGCACCATGACCTTGCGGTCTCCATGGGATTCAAATACGTATACATCGGAAACGTTCCGGGCTATGGCGAGAATACCTACTGTCCGAACTGCGGAAACCTGCTCATAGAGCGCTTCGTCTTCTCATCAAAGGTCATCGGGCTTGACAGAAATGGGAGGTGCAAAAAATGTGGTTACGATCCGCAAATCCCCCTTATGAAGGAAAAAAGGGCAGATTATATTTCATGA
- a CDS encoding TIGR00296 family protein — protein MAEVDISLDIGTKAVRLARAAASSYLRNEKLPDPPADPIFQEKHGVFTTINTYPGNTLRGCIGFPEPYYPLGEGIIRSSIYAATEDPRFEPMKIDEISHVTFEVSILTQPVEITVNPEDRPKAVHIGRDGLIAVYNGASGLLLPQVATEYRMNPEEFLEALCEKAGLWEGCWKYKKVKISKFQATVFGEKDPEGVVEKR, from the coding sequence ATGGCTGAAGTTGATATAAGCCTCGATATCGGTACGAAGGCGGTCAGACTGGCTAGGGCAGCCGCCTCTTCATATCTCAGGAATGAGAAGCTTCCGGATCCTCCAGCAGATCCAATATTTCAGGAGAAGCATGGAGTATTCACAACCATCAACACCTATCCCGGAAATACGCTCAGAGGGTGTATAGGCTTTCCGGAGCCATACTATCCGCTTGGTGAGGGAATAATAAGGAGCAGCATCTACGCTGCCACCGAGGACCCGCGTTTCGAACCGATGAAGATCGACGAGATCTCGCATGTTACATTCGAAGTTTCTATACTGACGCAGCCGGTGGAGATAACCGTCAACCCGGAGGACAGGCCAAAGGCGGTGCACATAGGAAGGGACGGACTGATAGCGGTTTACAATGGTGCCAGTGGCCTCCTGCTGCCACAGGTAGCCACGGAATACAGGATGAATCCTGAGGAATTCCTCGAAGCTCTGTGCGAGAAAGCAGGCCTGTGGGAGGGATGCTGGAAATACAAGAAGGTGAAGATAAGCAAGTTCCAGGCAACGGTGTTCGGTGAAAAGGATCCTGAAGGGGTGGTGGAAAAACGATGA
- a CDS encoding APC family permease, with translation MQSQGLKPNQIGLAQAIFQGVSYVAPAADVAILLVITAGFAAGSTPLAVLFAWAVYFLFLNANYQFSKYTGSASGYYGYVAKSMGNRAGFITALWYVMFQFFSLAAFGLLGFATFLYYVSPSLEHIPYIWIAFVAVVAFFTFYLGYRGLRPSLNYSMISASIEIGFLIIMSLIIAIRAGPANTFSVFTLKPINGDFSLLFFAMIFSIPLFAGSGTVITLAEETRGSIRTIRRSIWISMLVLLAALLLPAYALTVGFGVPNMSSFSSFPDPGVIIFERYGGIAAGIILIVLTVNSYLSSNVSLMSSVSRVIYSLGRDGVLPESVTKMHPTHHSPYISVLLLEIGGIIIAIVPSLVYGPFEGALVLFSINIFALLFTHLLVNASLPIYVRKMRLKLNALSHIVLPALSIVAGSVIIYYSAMTSITEGNPITAAVIIGLAYVLFATIFGFAYGSMKPEKISEIGKFAVEET, from the coding sequence ATGCAGTCTCAGGGTCTGAAACCGAATCAGATAGGGCTGGCTCAGGCAATATTTCAGGGTGTTTCTTATGTTGCGCCTGCAGCCGACGTTGCCATACTCCTGGTGATCACGGCAGGCTTCGCTGCTGGCAGCACACCGCTCGCTGTGCTCTTTGCATGGGCAGTTTACTTCCTGTTTCTGAACGCAAACTATCAGTTTTCAAAATACACGGGAAGTGCCTCAGGTTACTACGGTTATGTTGCGAAGTCAATGGGTAACAGGGCTGGTTTCATAACAGCACTCTGGTATGTGATGTTCCAGTTCTTCTCACTTGCCGCTTTTGGCCTTCTGGGATTTGCCACATTCCTCTATTATGTATCGCCATCACTCGAACACATTCCGTATATATGGATAGCGTTCGTGGCGGTTGTTGCATTTTTCACATTCTATCTTGGTTACAGAGGGCTGAGGCCTTCCTTAAATTATTCCATGATAAGTGCATCCATTGAAATAGGCTTTCTCATAATAATGAGCCTGATCATTGCCATCCGTGCGGGCCCTGCAAACACGTTCAGCGTTTTCACATTGAAGCCCATTAATGGAGATTTCTCCCTTCTATTCTTTGCAATGATATTCTCAATACCGCTCTTTGCAGGATCCGGTACGGTCATAACACTGGCCGAGGAAACCAGGGGATCAATAAGAACGATACGCAGATCTATTTGGATTTCGATGTTAGTTCTTCTTGCTGCACTCCTGCTGCCAGCATACGCCTTGACGGTTGGCTTCGGGGTGCCGAATATGTCATCATTCTCATCATTCCCTGATCCCGGCGTCATAATATTTGAGAGGTATGGGGGCATAGCGGCCGGGATCATACTCATCGTGCTGACCGTCAACAGCTATTTGAGTTCCAATGTCTCCCTAATGTCCTCCGTTTCACGCGTCATATACTCTCTGGGGAGAGACGGTGTCCTCCCTGAGAGCGTTACGAAGATGCATCCAACACATCACTCTCCTTACATTTCGGTGCTCCTGCTGGAGATAGGCGGCATAATAATAGCGATCGTGCCATCCCTCGTTTATGGTCCATTTGAGGGTGCTTTGGTACTCTTTTCAATAAACATATTCGCCCTGCTGTTCACCCATCTTCTTGTGAATGCATCTCTACCGATATATGTACGTAAGATGAGGTTGAAGCTGAATGCCCTCTCTCATATAGTTCTGCCTGCGCTTTCGATAGTGGCAGGCTCTGTAATAATATATTATTCTGCCATGACATCGATCACAGAAGGCAATCCAATAACAGCAGCGGTTATTATAGGGCTTGCCTACGTCCTCTTCGCCACGATCTTCGGATTCGCATACGGCAGCATGAAGCCAGAAAAGATAAGTGAAATAGGAAAATTTGCTGTGGAGGAGACATGA
- the hutH gene encoding histidine ammonia-lyase — MIEIDGRSLRVEDVYAVAVEYDRVSISDDTLKAVEEKHEAFLKLINSGKTVYGVNTGFGSLLNVHIERDQEIELQKNLIRSHSSGVGDYLENRYVRAIMAVRLNSLAAGYSAVSADLLNMMVEMLNRDVIPAVPKYGSVGASGDLAPLAHIGLAMMGEGKAFFEGRLMDSARALEKAGLKPYQFKEKEGVALINGTSFMSGILSIAVMDAHDILENAIRSALLSFEALGGTSKAFTPWILGARPHLGQVAIGNRFREYLTGSDIVKRADSVKVQDAYTLRCIPQVYGSVADVIDYVENVLSVEINSATDNPLFNGEEVVSGGNFHGEPVALAADFLAIALTDLGNMVERRIARLVDTNLSGLPPFLTPDSGLNSGYMIPQYTAAALCNRNKVLAYPSSADTIPTSANQEDHVSMGATGSLKLLEIIDNVRYIIAIEYLLGSQALEFTDKGMSPSTRKIYEKIREKVEKLDHDRPPSFDIETIRKMMDKKEFISALP, encoded by the coding sequence ATGATAGAGATAGATGGCAGATCACTGAGGGTTGAGGACGTCTACGCCGTTGCGGTGGAATACGATCGGGTAAGTATCAGCGATGATACCCTCAAGGCGGTTGAAGAGAAACACGAGGCCTTTCTAAAACTGATAAATTCTGGCAAAACTGTTTATGGCGTCAACACAGGCTTCGGAAGCCTTCTCAACGTCCATATCGAGAGGGATCAGGAGATCGAACTTCAGAAGAATCTCATCAGGAGCCATTCATCCGGGGTGGGGGATTACCTTGAAAATAGATACGTGAGAGCCATAATGGCGGTGCGGTTGAACAGCCTTGCCGCCGGTTATTCCGCGGTATCGGCTGATCTCCTGAACATGATGGTCGAGATGCTCAACAGGGATGTGATCCCAGCCGTTCCAAAATATGGTTCTGTCGGTGCAAGCGGTGATCTGGCACCTCTGGCACACATAGGCCTGGCGATGATGGGTGAGGGCAAGGCGTTCTTTGAAGGGCGCCTTATGGATTCGGCCAGAGCACTGGAAAAGGCAGGCCTCAAGCCGTACCAGTTCAAGGAAAAGGAGGGTGTGGCCCTGATAAACGGCACCTCGTTCATGTCAGGCATACTCAGCATAGCAGTGATGGATGCGCACGATATTCTTGAAAATGCCATAAGATCCGCGCTCCTCTCATTCGAGGCCCTAGGCGGAACTTCAAAGGCCTTCACCCCGTGGATTCTGGGGGCAAGGCCTCATCTTGGTCAGGTGGCAATAGGTAACCGGTTCAGGGAATACCTCACGGGAAGCGATATAGTTAAGAGAGCAGACAGCGTGAAGGTTCAGGATGCCTATACGCTCAGATGCATACCGCAGGTATACGGATCGGTTGCGGATGTGATCGACTATGTTGAGAACGTCCTCTCCGTAGAGATAAATTCCGCAACAGACAATCCCCTGTTCAACGGCGAGGAGGTTGTTTCTGGCGGTAACTTCCATGGCGAGCCGGTGGCGCTGGCGGCTGACTTTCTGGCGATAGCGCTGACAGACCTGGGCAATATGGTGGAGAGGCGCATAGCCCGGCTCGTGGACACGAACCTCAGCGGTCTGCCCCCCTTCCTGACGCCGGACAGCGGCCTCAATTCGGGTTACATGATACCACAGTATACGGCAGCAGCATTGTGCAACAGGAATAAGGTGCTGGCATATCCTTCATCTGCGGACACAATACCGACATCAGCTAACCAGGAGGATCACGTGAGCATGGGTGCTACTGGATCGCTCAAGCTGCTGGAGATCATCGACAACGTCCGATACATTATAGCGATAGAGTACCTACTTGGATCACAGGCGCTGGAGTTTACGGATAAAGGGATGTCCCCCTCCACCAGAAAGATCTACGAGAAGATAAGGGAGAAAGTGGAAAAGCTGGATCACGACAGACCGCCTTCCTTCGATATAGAGACAATAAGAAAGATGATGGACAAGAAAGAATTCATATCGGCCCTTCCATGA
- a CDS encoding MarR family transcriptional regulator codes for MYPTVDIREFPLSVRLVFSYLKNEKISDVAHIMESTGLSRRSVMYAVKVLRDANLIDIQICLSDTRRRYYCIKISGEH; via the coding sequence GTGTATCCTACAGTGGACATAAGAGAGTTTCCTCTATCCGTCAGGCTGGTATTTTCGTATCTGAAGAACGAGAAGATATCCGATGTAGCTCACATAATGGAATCCACCGGGCTTTCACGGCGATCTGTGATGTATGCCGTCAAGGTCCTCAGGGATGCCAACCTGATCGATATTCAGATATGTCTATCGGACACACGCAGAAGATACTACTGCATAAAGATATCCGGTGAACACTAG